A single genomic interval of Trichocoleus sp. harbors:
- a CDS encoding response regulator, which yields MKLRIKILLMVTSLVAGTVLATTAILALGARRAMLDQTQTNGVLVAEFLARMARFADRVPNQVEGAIGDQMVAQAKIVSHFVAVAEAAGYSPAEINAHLREITNNSVIDEFWITDRQGHAYLRNVPGVDFTFSPDPQKQPQASEFWTLLNGEHSIVVQDARQREIDTRTFKYVGVAGIDQPRIVQVGQEVNLLTRLRQQVGLVRLANELIDGKSIVAIRIVDRNLTNKARGVASGLSGVASLDNAADDTQLKQVLLTGETHSYQDGNLLKVVAPIRDEANRITGATLLYLSLNPLHSVMWQGLEQAAIISGLILASGLGASLLLARKVTDPIAQLTDAADAVQRGENPTNLNAIATRQDELGSLAQVFQTMLHKVCQREQSLKEAKEALRHSEAYYRSLIENSSDIITILDRQGVIQYGSPSITTVLGYSIAQWLGQPLLNWVHPGDRPLVEDILRLLVQTTSVALPFEVRIQHQDGSWLVLEVMSNNRLHDPAVAGIILNLRDITERKQAAELQKAKETAERANQAKSQFLANMSHELRTPLNAIIGYSEMLQEEVIDIEQEALVPDLQKIHGAGKHLLTLINDILDLSKIEAGKVDLYLEPFEVSVMVEEVVSTIQPIVEKQHNTLVVHCDAAIGLMYADLTKVRQNLFNLLSNANKFTENGIVTLTVTKQDAKRGKNTETHFSHCIDVLFQVADTGIGMTQEQQERLFQPFTQADASTTRKYGGTGLGLTIAQRFCQMMGGEITVTSQVGVGSTFLMRLPEQVQNPKMAQLPSAESLPLREANPLPESKVILVIDDDPTVHTLMHRFLDKQGFFIESALSAEQGLQRAKEIRPAAITLDVMMPSMDGWAVLSRLKSDPELADIPVIMLTIVDDQQIGYTLGAADYLTKPIDRSRLVKVLNKHCCDRPSQTILLVEDDPLTRELTRQMLEREGWLVVEAENGRVALEQIEKHSPGLVLLDLMMPEMDGFDFVTKLQQHESWRSIPVIVLTAKHITATEELRLRGHVERILEKGAYNCDDLFSTVRHHLVAKVSAEGTL from the coding sequence ATGAAACTGCGGATCAAAATTCTGCTGATGGTCACTTCGCTAGTTGCGGGAACCGTTCTGGCAACAACGGCGATTTTGGCTCTGGGGGCAAGGCGCGCCATGCTCGATCAGACCCAAACTAACGGGGTGCTGGTTGCCGAATTTTTGGCAAGGATGGCTCGATTTGCAGATCGCGTTCCGAATCAGGTTGAAGGAGCGATCGGTGATCAAATGGTGGCACAGGCGAAGATTGTGAGTCACTTTGTTGCGGTGGCAGAAGCTGCAGGCTACAGTCCTGCTGAGATTAATGCCCACTTGCGGGAAATCACAAATAACTCGGTGATTGATGAATTTTGGATTACCGATCGCCAGGGTCATGCTTACCTGCGAAACGTGCCGGGTGTCGATTTTACCTTCAGCCCTGATCCTCAAAAACAGCCTCAGGCAAGTGAATTTTGGACGTTGTTAAATGGTGAACATTCGATTGTGGTGCAGGATGCGCGTCAGCGTGAAATTGATACCCGCACTTTCAAATATGTTGGGGTAGCAGGTATTGATCAGCCTCGAATCGTGCAGGTTGGTCAAGAAGTGAATCTGCTGACTCGGCTACGGCAACAGGTGGGATTGGTGCGCTTAGCCAATGAATTAATTGATGGCAAATCGATCGTGGCGATCCGAATTGTCGATCGCAATCTCACCAATAAGGCTCGGGGGGTTGCTTCTGGGTTGAGCGGTGTTGCCAGCCTGGACAATGCTGCTGATGATACCCAACTGAAACAAGTTTTATTGACAGGTGAAACTCACAGCTACCAGGATGGAAATCTACTGAAAGTCGTTGCTCCCATTCGAGATGAAGCGAACCGAATTACGGGTGCAACGCTGCTTTATCTTTCGTTGAATCCGCTGCATAGCGTGATGTGGCAGGGCTTAGAGCAAGCGGCAATTATCTCTGGCTTAATTCTGGCGTCCGGGCTAGGTGCATCGCTCTTGCTGGCACGTAAAGTCACCGACCCGATCGCTCAACTAACAGATGCGGCGGATGCAGTGCAGCGGGGCGAAAATCCAACCAACCTGAATGCAATTGCGACCCGCCAGGATGAACTGGGAAGTTTGGCACAGGTCTTTCAAACGATGCTGCACAAAGTCTGTCAGCGTGAGCAAAGCTTGAAGGAAGCCAAGGAAGCTCTGCGTCACAGTGAAGCCTACTACCGATCGCTGATTGAAAACTCCTCTGACATCATCACGATTCTCGATCGACAAGGGGTGATCCAGTATGGCAGTCCCTCCATCACCACAGTATTGGGCTATTCGATTGCTCAATGGCTAGGACAACCGCTCCTGAACTGGGTGCATCCGGGCGATCGACCCCTTGTGGAAGACATTTTAAGGCTGCTCGTTCAAACAACTAGCGTAGCGCTCCCCTTTGAGGTGCGAATTCAGCATCAAGACGGCTCTTGGCTGGTGCTGGAAGTTATGAGCAATAATCGATTGCATGATCCGGCAGTGGCAGGAATCATTCTCAACCTGCGTGACATTACCGAGCGCAAGCAGGCAGCAGAACTGCAAAAAGCGAAAGAAACGGCAGAGCGAGCCAACCAGGCAAAGAGCCAATTTCTTGCCAACATGAGCCATGAACTGCGAACTCCTCTCAATGCAATCATCGGCTATAGCGAAATGCTGCAAGAAGAGGTGATTGACATCGAGCAGGAAGCCTTAGTGCCTGATCTGCAAAAAATTCATGGGGCTGGGAAGCATCTGCTAACCCTCATCAACGATATCCTCGACCTTTCCAAAATTGAAGCAGGCAAGGTAGACCTTTATCTCGAACCATTTGAGGTGTCTGTAATGGTTGAAGAAGTGGTCAGCACGATTCAGCCGATCGTTGAGAAACAGCACAACACGCTCGTTGTCCACTGTGATGCAGCGATCGGTTTAATGTACGCCGACCTCACCAAGGTTCGCCAAAATTTGTTCAATCTGCTCAGCAATGCCAATAAGTTTACTGAAAATGGCATAGTGACCCTGACGGTGACCAAACAAGACGCGAAGCGAGGTAAAAACACAGAGACTCATTTTTCTCATTGCATCGATGTCCTGTTTCAGGTCGCTGATACGGGGATTGGGATGACGCAAGAGCAGCAAGAACGGCTCTTTCAGCCTTTTACCCAGGCAGATGCTTCAACAACGCGCAAGTATGGCGGGACGGGGCTAGGGCTGACGATCGCGCAGCGGTTTTGTCAGATGATGGGCGGTGAGATTACGGTGACAAGTCAGGTTGGGGTCGGCAGTACCTTTTTGATGCGCCTTCCAGAACAGGTGCAAAATCCCAAAATGGCACAATTGCCGAGCGCGGAGTCGTTGCCGCTGCGGGAAGCCAATCCATTGCCGGAGAGTAAGGTAATTCTGGTCATTGATGATGATCCAACGGTTCACACGTTGATGCACCGCTTTCTGGACAAACAAGGCTTTTTTATTGAGAGTGCTTTGAGCGCAGAACAAGGGCTACAGCGAGCCAAAGAGATCCGTCCGGCGGCAATCACGCTGGATGTAATGATGCCCAGTATGGACGGGTGGGCAGTGCTATCGCGGCTTAAGAGCGACCCAGAACTGGCAGATATCCCAGTCATCATGCTGACGATCGTGGATGATCAGCAGATTGGCTATACGCTCGGTGCAGCCGATTATTTAACAAAGCCCATCGATCGATCGCGCCTTGTTAAAGTTTTAAATAAGCACTGCTGCGATCGTCCATCTCAGACGATTCTATTAGTAGAGGATGATCCACTGACTCGCGAATTGACCCGTCAAATGCTGGAGCGAGAAGGCTGGCTTGTGGTGGAGGCAGAAAATGGGCGTGTTGCTCTTGAGCAGATCGAAAAGCACTCACCTGGATTGGTGCTGCTCGACCTAATGATGCCCGAAATGGATGGGTTTGACTTTGTCACCAAACTTCAGCAGCACGAAAGCTGGCGATCGATCCCGGTGATTGTGCTTACAGCAAAACATATCACTGCGACTGAAGAACTGCGGCTACGCGGGCATGTTGAACGAATTTTAGAAAAGGGTGCTTACAACTGCGACGATCTGTTCTCGACAGTGCGTCATCATCTTGTAGCAAAGGTTTCAGCAGAGGGCACTCTCTAG
- a CDS encoding response regulator, which yields MPKILLVEDNEMNRDMLSRRLERKGLQVLIAVDGKQGVTMAQTEIPDLILMDMSLPVLDGWSATRQLKMIPVTQSIPIIALTAHAMAGDRDKCLEAGCDDYDTKPVEFARLLGKIQALLGKAAP from the coding sequence ATGCCTAAAATACTCTTAGTAGAAGACAACGAAATGAATCGGGACATGCTTTCTCGCAGGTTAGAACGGAAGGGGTTGCAGGTTTTGATTGCGGTAGATGGCAAGCAGGGTGTTACGATGGCACAAACCGAGATTCCTGATTTGATTCTGATGGATATGAGCCTTCCGGTTCTCGATGGTTGGTCAGCAACCCGTCAACTGAAAATGATTCCTGTCACTCAATCGATCCCGATCATTGCACTTACGGCTCATGCGATGGCTGGCGATCGAGACAAGTGCCTGGAGGCAGGCTGTGATGACTATGACACTAAACCTGTGGAATTTGCCCGACTATTAGGTAAGATTCAAGCACTTCTGGGGAAAGCTGCGCCATGA
- a CDS encoding phosphoadenylyl-sulfate reductase — MVQLTEQTPTQLDVASLEAELSPQSPKKILQRALSLFDNIAISFSGAEDVVLIDIAHKINPNVKVFSLDTGRLHAETYQFIERVRKHYGISIEMMYPDAAQIESLVSAKGLFSFYEDGHQECCGIRKVAPLRRKLSTLDAWITGQRQDQNPMTRGNVPVVQVDTAFSSADRSLIKFNPLSNWTSADVWMYIRSYEVPYNPLHERGFISIGCEPCTRPVLPNQHEREGRWWWEDAGKKECGLHSINEAQD; from the coding sequence ATGGTTCAACTCACCGAGCAGACCCCGACTCAACTTGATGTTGCAAGTTTGGAGGCAGAACTGTCTCCCCAAAGTCCAAAAAAAATTCTGCAACGTGCTCTCAGCTTGTTCGACAACATTGCCATTTCTTTTAGTGGCGCGGAAGATGTCGTTTTGATTGACATAGCTCACAAAATCAATCCGAATGTTAAAGTCTTCAGCCTTGACACCGGACGGCTACATGCTGAGACCTATCAATTCATTGAACGGGTACGAAAGCACTATGGGATCTCGATCGAGATGATGTATCCCGATGCAGCCCAGATTGAATCTTTGGTTTCGGCAAAAGGGCTCTTTAGCTTCTATGAAGACGGACACCAGGAGTGCTGCGGTATCCGGAAAGTTGCTCCACTACGGCGCAAGCTCTCCACATTGGATGCCTGGATCACGGGTCAGCGACAGGATCAAAACCCCATGACTCGCGGCAATGTCCCTGTTGTTCAGGTTGATACAGCCTTTTCTTCTGCCGATCGCTCACTCATCAAATTTAACCCGCTCTCCAACTGGACTTCTGCTGACGTCTGGATGTACATTCGTTCCTACGAAGTTCCCTATAACCCGCTCCATGAGCGAGGCTTTATCAGCATTGGCTGCGAACCCTGCACCCGTCCCGTGTTACCAAATCAGCATGAACGTGAAGGACGCTGGTGGTGGGAAGATGCGGGTAAGAAGGAGTGCGGTTTGCACAGTATTAATGAGGCGCAAGACTAG
- a CDS encoding adenylate/guanylate cyclase domain-containing protein yields the protein MTDQGRVLVVDDNEMNRDLLSRRLQRQGHQVKMAEDGQRALEQLRLEQFDLILLDIMMPVMNGYQVLEHLKTDPNLRHIPVIMISALDDIDSVVRCIELGAEDYLFKPFNPILLKARIGACLEKKRLRDQEQAYLKQIQAEQEKSERLLLNVLPKPIADRLKQGQRTIADNFSEVTVLFADIVNFTQLSAALPPTDLVELLNQIFSTFDALVEKFGLEKIKTIGDAYLVVGGLPTPRADHAAAIADLALAMQTSIACFKVRTSSGDSSALTMRIGIHTGAVGAGVIGTTKFAYDLWGDTVNTASRMESQGVPGKIQVTDKTYLLLRSNYRFEERGMIEIKGKGEMFTYFLLGKNEQ from the coding sequence ATGACTGACCAGGGTCGGGTACTGGTAGTAGATGATAACGAAATGAATCGAGACTTGCTCTCGCGACGGCTTCAGCGTCAGGGGCATCAGGTGAAAATGGCTGAGGACGGGCAGCGTGCTCTAGAGCAGCTTCGCCTGGAGCAGTTTGATTTGATCCTGCTTGACATCATGATGCCAGTGATGAACGGCTACCAGGTCTTAGAGCACCTTAAAACCGACCCAAATTTGCGCCATATCCCGGTGATTATGATCTCGGCGCTAGATGACATTGATAGCGTCGTGCGCTGTATTGAACTGGGGGCAGAAGATTATTTATTTAAGCCCTTTAACCCGATCCTGTTAAAAGCCAGAATTGGAGCTTGCCTGGAGAAAAAGCGCCTGCGCGACCAGGAGCAAGCCTACCTCAAGCAAATTCAGGCAGAACAAGAAAAATCGGAACGCCTGTTGCTCAACGTTTTACCCAAGCCCATTGCCGATCGCCTCAAGCAAGGGCAACGAACGATCGCGGATAACTTTAGTGAAGTCACAGTGCTGTTTGCCGATATTGTCAATTTTACGCAACTCTCCGCCGCCCTACCGCCAACCGATCTGGTTGAACTGCTAAACCAAATTTTTTCAACCTTTGATGCGCTAGTTGAAAAGTTTGGGCTGGAAAAGATTAAGACGATCGGCGACGCCTATCTTGTCGTCGGTGGACTCCCCACACCTAGGGCTGATCATGCGGCTGCAATTGCAGATCTGGCACTGGCGATGCAGACCTCGATCGCCTGTTTCAAAGTTCGTACAAGCTCTGGAGATAGCTCTGCTTTAACGATGCGAATTGGCATTCATACGGGAGCCGTGGGGGCAGGCGTGATCGGCACAACCAAGTTTGCTTATGATCTTTGGGGGGATACGGTCAACACTGCCAGCCGCATGGAATCTCAGGGCGTGCCGGGCAAAATTCAAGTGACGGACAAAACATATCTGCTGCTGCGATCGAACTACCGCTTTGAAGAACGAGGGATGATTGAGATCAAAGGCAAAGGGGAGATGTTTACTTATTTTTTGTTAGGCAAGAACGAACAGTAA